A window of Mucilaginibacter paludis DSM 18603 contains these coding sequences:
- a CDS encoding FecR family protein — protein sequence MAENESNIAYLFKKLADGTASKEELAAYFELTKDNSLDDKITALMQAELKNNATPEIQDTERIDRVYNNIEAAIRVQQPAIKKSNYPFFKRWAAAAAILIVAGGLFYYSQNKPSKNNTQLVANDVAPGHQGATLTLANGKKIILTQAINGKLAKEAGVTITKTANGQLVYQVEGTTEVNKVNTLSTDNGETYKVQLPDGSEVWLNSASSLTYNTNLNENGKRMVSLTGEAYFQVAKDKAHPFIVHTEKQDVEVLGTHFNINSYKDEPAIATTLLEGSVKVTSGTYKQIIKPGEQAVNNGAGIKVAVVDADNITDWKDGDFNLNHVDFRVAMRKVARWYDVEVVYDKSVPEDIETGGWISRKQKLSAVLKFIESSGLVHFKVEGKKIYISK from the coding sequence ATGGCGGAGAACGAATCAAATATTGCCTACCTTTTCAAGAAGCTTGCCGACGGGACTGCCAGTAAGGAAGAGTTAGCGGCTTATTTTGAACTGACTAAGGATAATAGCTTAGATGATAAAATTACAGCCCTAATGCAGGCTGAGCTCAAAAATAACGCTACACCTGAAATTCAGGATACTGAACGGATTGACAGGGTTTACAATAATATCGAGGCTGCTATCAGAGTTCAGCAACCCGCTATTAAAAAATCAAATTATCCTTTCTTCAAACGCTGGGCGGCAGCGGCAGCTATTTTGATAGTAGCTGGTGGCCTGTTCTATTATAGCCAAAACAAACCTTCAAAAAACAATACCCAATTGGTCGCTAATGATGTTGCACCGGGTCATCAGGGTGCTACGCTGACTTTAGCTAATGGCAAAAAAATCATATTGACCCAGGCAATTAATGGGAAACTAGCCAAAGAGGCTGGTGTGACCATAACTAAAACGGCAAACGGGCAATTGGTTTACCAAGTCGAGGGTACAACAGAAGTCAATAAAGTAAATACGCTTTCCACCGACAATGGAGAAACGTATAAAGTCCAATTACCGGATGGGTCTGAGGTTTGGTTAAATTCCGCATCAAGCCTGACTTATAATACCAATCTTAATGAAAACGGAAAACGTATGGTCAGCCTGACTGGTGAGGCCTATTTTCAGGTGGCGAAAGATAAAGCCCACCCTTTTATAGTACATACCGAAAAGCAGGACGTAGAGGTGTTGGGTACCCATTTCAATATCAATTCTTACAAGGATGAACCTGCTATAGCTACAACTCTTTTGGAAGGTTCCGTAAAAGTTACTTCAGGTACTTATAAGCAAATCATCAAACCCGGCGAGCAGGCGGTTAATAATGGGGCTGGAATTAAAGTGGCCGTTGTTGATGCAGATAATATCACAGACTGGAAAGATGGCGACTTTAATTTAAATCATGTGGATTTTAGGGTTGCGATGCGAAAAGTTGCCCGTTGGTACGATGTGGAAGTGGTTTATGATAAATCAGTACCGGAGGATATAGAAACAGGTGGCTGGATTTCAAGGAAACAAAAACTATCGGCTGTTTTGAAGTTCATTGAATCTTCCGGCTTGGTGCATTTTAAGGTGGAAGGTAAAAAGATATACATCTCAAAATAG